A section of the Longimicrobium sp. genome encodes:
- a CDS encoding oxidative damage protection protein, which translates to MAEITCVRCGQNKPALPFPPFNNDFGKRIQAEICQECWAQWLKHQTMLINHNGLNLRDPEARKYLLENTEKFLFSTGDAEQVDTSKQGSIQW; encoded by the coding sequence ATGGCCGAGATTACCTGCGTCCGCTGCGGACAGAACAAGCCGGCGCTTCCCTTTCCGCCGTTCAACAACGACTTCGGCAAGCGCATCCAGGCGGAGATCTGCCAGGAGTGCTGGGCGCAGTGGCTGAAGCACCAGACGATGCTCATCAACCACAACGGCCTCAACCTGCGCGACCCCGAGGCCCGCAAGTACCTGCTGGAGAACACCGAGAAGTTCCTCTTCTCCACCGGCGACGCCGAGCAGGTCGACACCAGCAAGCAGGGCAGCATCCAGTGGTGA